A section of the Felis catus isolate Fca126 chromosome B2, F.catus_Fca126_mat1.0, whole genome shotgun sequence genome encodes:
- the LOC105260579 gene encoding translation initiation factor IF-2-like encodes MSTLALTEGMAAAKQLEMEKKMQKERTIQEKLLAMRSYNFGEETNTLKVHEHGTVARDSLKELLLQARPPPPGRRRADAAERGRSYWRGDCTRALFLTTPNSRDPKASPARSRSRAARLPPSPPLPRPDSPKGRPGRPRVPAPRFPVGLIPPGVPLGCSSLVLIKPEWPRASGLSSWRQRRGEEGKKGKAGGSPHRPPRAPRGARAGAPRLSVPTRPATPQRLSELRFCSARRKHSLSQTALPWTSHPRVRPDRAGGPELTDPSLPPALRAQRAAPRRLSACKPARLLLPPPNRLRGTQSLRNSCREVPDALNSESLQARQGKVELPRFGPQKPTLGAISFTIVERDQFSSVLAERVKCIRETTGAKVCC; translated from the exons ATGTCCACACTGGCCCTTACTGAAGGTATGGCAGCGGCCAAACAG ttagaaatggaaaagaaaatgcaaaaagagaGAACAATACAGGAAAAGCTCCTGGCAATGAGAAGTTACAACTTTGGGG AGGAAACCAACACCCTTAAAGTGCACGAGCACGGAACGGTTGCAAGAGACAGTTTAAAAGAACTCTTGCTCCAGGCACGACCTCCCCCACCCGGACGCAGGCGGGCAGACGCGGCAGAGAGGGGCAGGTCTTATTGGCGTGGAGACTGTACAAGGGCACTTTTCCTTACAACCCCCAACAGCCGCGACCCTAAGGCTTCCCCGGCCCGGAGCCGCTCCCGCGCCGCGCGCCTCCCTCCCAGTCCGCCGCTCCCGCGCCCGGATTCCCCAAAGGGCCGCCCAGGTCGCCCTCGAGTCCCCGCCCCCCGCTTCCCCGTCGGCCTTATCCCTCCCGGAGTACCGCTGGGCTGCAGTTCTCTGGTTTTAATAAAACCCGAGTGGCCCCGAGCTAGCGGGCTTTCCTCCTGGAGGCAGAggcggggagaggaagggaaaaaaggaaaggccGGAGGGTCCCCTCACCGCCCTCCCAGAGCTCCGCGTGGGGCGAGGGCGGGCGCGCCCCGGCTCTCGGTGCCGACCCGCCCCGCGACCCCGCAGAGGCTCTCTGAACTCAGGTTTTGTTCTGCCCGAAGAAAGCACTCGCTCTCCCAGACGGCGCTTCCCTGGACCTCCCATCCGCGAGTTCGTCCCGACAGGGCGGGCGGACCCGAGCTTACAGACCCATCCCTGCCGCCCGCGCTCAGGGCACAGCGTGCGGCCCCGCGGCGCCTGTCAGCGTGCAAACCCGCCCGCCTGCTGCTTCCTCCGCCGAACAG GCTGCGCGGAACGCAGAGCCTGCGCAATAGCTGCCGTGAAGTTCCTGATGCCCTGAACTCTGAATCTCTCCAAGCCAGGCAGGGCAAGGTTGAGTTGCCGCGTTTTGGACCGCAGAAGCCCACTCTCGGAGCCATCTCCTTTACAATTGTGGAAAGGGATCAGTTCTCCTCGGTTTTAGCTGAAAGGGTTAAATGCATACGGGAGACCACTGGAGCGAAAGTCTGCTGTTGA